A single genomic interval of Flavobacteriales bacterium harbors:
- a CDS encoding serine acetyltransferase yields the protein MAGHWNIAQDWAANRGNPKGRLVMLLFRTAHLLRRSTLTFVLFLPYFLLYRVLVEWVLCIELPWKTRIGPGFRIDHGQALVVNDHTVFGAGCTVRNSTTIGNKRMPDGTYSASPRFGDRVDIGANAVIIGPVTVGDDVAIGAGAVVVKDVPAGYVAVGNPARILPRRRPA from the coding sequence ATGGCGGGACATTGGAACATCGCACAGGATTGGGCGGCCAACCGCGGCAATCCCAAGGGGCGCCTGGTGATGCTGCTGTTCCGCACAGCGCATCTGCTGCGGCGGAGCACGCTCACCTTCGTGCTTTTCCTCCCGTACTTCCTGCTCTATCGGGTCCTGGTCGAGTGGGTGCTCTGCATCGAGCTGCCCTGGAAGACGCGCATCGGCCCGGGCTTCCGCATCGACCACGGCCAGGCCTTGGTGGTGAACGACCACACCGTGTTCGGTGCGGGTTGCACGGTGCGCAACAGCACCACCATCGGGAACAAGCGAATGCCCGATGGCACCTACAGCGCCAGCCCGCGCTTTGGTGACCGGGTGGACATCGGTGCGAACGCGGTGATCATCGGTCCGGTCACTGTGGGCGATGATGTCGCGATCGGTGCAGGTGCCGTGGTGGTGAAGGATGTTCCCGCCGGGTATGTCGCCGTGGGGAATCCGGCGCGCATCCTGCCTCGGCGCCGACCTGCCTGA
- a CDS encoding glycosyltransferase: protein MDGLNAPLEGGRRVRGEAVGRPGAPLVSIVTVVYNGAATLERTIRSVLDQGHPAIEHVVVDGGSTDGTLDLLRRYDDRLAYWVSAKDRGIYDAMNKGVALCTGEWVGLINADDWYAADAVDQVVAAVKDRPEVNIVHGDILIHYPGGVSKVKHARLNGFLLKHWEMVLNHPTFFVRRSYYEGRSFDPELRVSGDHQWTLRAWLEDPGQFLYLPRVLAHFTAGGASMTIPLRKVLREGARVSRSVGMGPLGVFTGQVVRTTLYLPQLLKLKLNQYLGRRR from the coding sequence ATGGATGGACTGAACGCACCCCTCGAAGGCGGTCGCCGGGTCCGGGGCGAGGCCGTCGGCCGGCCCGGAGCTCCGCTCGTGAGCATCGTCACCGTGGTCTACAATGGTGCGGCCACCCTGGAGCGCACCATCCGGAGCGTGCTGGATCAGGGCCATCCGGCGATCGAGCATGTCGTCGTGGACGGGGGCAGCACGGACGGCACCTTGGACCTCCTTCGTCGCTACGACGACCGGCTGGCCTACTGGGTGAGCGCGAAGGACCGGGGCATCTACGATGCCATGAACAAGGGCGTGGCGCTGTGCACCGGTGAATGGGTGGGCCTGATCAATGCGGACGACTGGTATGCCGCGGACGCGGTGGATCAGGTCGTGGCAGCGGTGAAGGACCGGCCCGAGGTCAACATCGTCCATGGGGACATCCTCATCCACTATCCGGGCGGGGTCAGCAAGGTGAAGCATGCACGGCTGAACGGCTTCCTGCTGAAGCATTGGGAGATGGTGCTGAACCACCCCACCTTCTTCGTCCGGCGCAGCTATTATGAGGGAAGGTCGTTCGACCCGGAGCTCCGGGTGAGCGGCGATCATCAGTGGACCCTGCGCGCATGGCTGGAGGATCCAGGGCAGTTCCTGTACCTGCCCCGTGTGCTGGCCCACTTCACCGCGGGAGGTGCCAGCATGACGATCCCTTTGCGCAAGGTCCTGCGGGAGGGCGCCCGCGTGAGCCGGTCGGTGGGGATGGGCCCGCTGGGCGTGTTCACCGGCCAGGTCGTCCGCACCACGCTCTACCTGCCCCAGCTCCTGAAGCTCAAGCTCAACCAGTACCTTGGCCGGCGTCGTTGA
- a CDS encoding 30S ribosomal protein S20: MANHKSALKRVRQTETRNERNRYQHKTTRNAVRKLRSTTDKKAATALLPEVSAMLDKLAKRSVIHKNKAANLKSSLATHVNKLK, encoded by the coding sequence ATGGCGAACCATAAGTCGGCCCTCAAGCGGGTGCGTCAGACCGAGACCCGCAACGAGCGCAATCGCTACCAGCACAAGACCACGCGCAATGCCGTGCGCAAGCTGCGCAGCACCACCGACAAGAAGGCCGCCACGGCCCTTCTGCCGGAGGTGAGCGCGATGCTGGACAAGCTGGCCAAGCGCAGCGTGATCCATAAGAACAAGGCGGCCAACCTGAAGTCCTCCCTGGCCACGCACGTGAACAAGCTGAAGTGA
- a CDS encoding glycosyltransferase family 4 protein translates to MTGRPIHVLVVGQTPPPFGGQAVMIQAMLEGHYQGVVLHHVRMAFSEDMESVGRFRPRKLWVLFTTVLAVWRARIIHRTPVLYYPPSGPNKVPVLRDLILLGAVRWMFRRTVFHFHASGVSGFAPQLPAVLRPLFRLAYRRPDLAIRTAQQNPDDGAVLQARRSIVVPNGVQDARGTVAERTAGPDEPLVILFTGVLIASKGVMVLLEAFHRLREQGVNARLELMGKWGDASFQAHCDRFVARHGLADRVRFLGVKRDAEKLAHFAGCDIFCFPSHFEAESFGLVLAEAMQFAKPVVSTRWRGIPSVVEEGVNGFLVPVEDPAAVADRLARLSADPALRRTMGEAGRRIFEQRFTLERFHQRMEEAFLSLRP, encoded by the coding sequence ATGACCGGCCGCCCGATCCATGTGCTCGTCGTGGGGCAGACCCCACCGCCCTTCGGAGGACAGGCCGTGATGATCCAGGCCATGTTGGAGGGACATTATCAGGGCGTGGTGCTCCACCATGTGCGCATGGCCTTCTCGGAGGACATGGAAAGCGTCGGGCGCTTCCGGCCGCGCAAGCTGTGGGTGCTCTTCACCACGGTGCTCGCCGTCTGGCGTGCGCGCATCATCCACCGTACCCCGGTGCTGTACTACCCGCCGAGCGGCCCCAACAAGGTGCCCGTCCTGCGTGACCTGATCCTGCTCGGTGCCGTCCGTTGGATGTTCCGTCGCACGGTGTTCCATTTCCACGCCAGCGGTGTTTCCGGTTTCGCCCCGCAGCTTCCCGCTGTCCTGCGTCCCTTGTTCCGGCTGGCCTACAGGCGCCCGGATCTGGCCATCCGGACGGCGCAGCAGAACCCCGATGACGGGGCCGTGTTGCAGGCGCGCCGGTCCATCGTGGTGCCCAACGGGGTGCAGGACGCGCGCGGCACGGTGGCCGAGCGAACGGCCGGGCCGGACGAGCCGCTCGTCATCCTGTTCACCGGGGTTCTCATCGCCAGCAAGGGGGTGATGGTGCTCCTTGAGGCCTTCCACCGCCTTCGGGAGCAGGGTGTGAACGCACGCCTTGAACTGATGGGCAAATGGGGTGATGCGTCGTTCCAGGCGCACTGTGACCGGTTCGTGGCACGTCACGGGCTTGCGGACCGGGTGCGGTTCCTCGGCGTGAAGCGTGATGCGGAGAAGCTTGCGCACTTCGCCGGCTGCGACATCTTCTGCTTTCCCTCGCACTTCGAGGCGGAGAGCTTCGGGTTGGTGCTCGCCGAGGCCATGCAGTTCGCGAAGCCGGTGGTGAGCACACGGTGGCGCGGGATCCCGTCGGTGGTGGAGGAGGGCGTGAACGGCTTCCTGGTGCCGGTGGAGGACCCCGCCGCGGTGGCCGACCGATTGGCCCGCCTGTCGGCCGATCCCGCGTTGCGGCGCACCATGGGCGAGGCGGGCCGGCGCATCTTTGAACAGCGGTTCACGTTAGAACGCTTCCACCAGCGCATGGAAGAGGCCTTCCTCAGCCTGCGCCCCTAG
- a CDS encoding NAD(P)-dependent oxidoreductase: MRVLVTGGSGFIGTNLMERLIDAGEEVLNVDWNPPLNPGQRVLWRELDIMDEEALARAFAEFRPTHVVHLAARTDTEEQHDLNAYVQNHEGTRRLLNAVKACPSVERLIVTSTQFVCEAGHQPKDDLDFKPFTLYGESKRLTEMVTREARLSCTWTIIRPTTIWGPWSLRYRDVMFKVMRKGLYFHPSRRKVIRSYGYVGNVVWQIDRILRLPAERMNGRVFYVGDPPFDLRIWVEAISKALTGRPVRYIPIWAVRALAVTGDVLRTVGLPFPITSGRFRSMTSDYITPMDRTIEALGPAPFTLEEGVKAMVAWYDGGSEHIAHPVRKVVGHG; this comes from the coding sequence ATGCGCGTCCTTGTCACCGGCGGGTCCGGGTTTATCGGCACCAACCTCATGGAACGTCTGATCGATGCCGGTGAGGAGGTGCTCAACGTGGACTGGAACCCGCCGCTCAACCCCGGCCAGCGGGTCCTGTGGCGCGAGCTCGACATCATGGACGAGGAGGCGCTCGCCCGGGCGTTCGCCGAATTCCGGCCGACGCACGTGGTGCATCTGGCCGCCCGCACCGATACCGAGGAGCAGCACGACCTGAACGCCTATGTGCAGAACCACGAGGGCACCCGCCGCCTGCTGAACGCGGTGAAGGCCTGCCCATCGGTGGAGCGGCTCATCGTCACCAGCACCCAGTTCGTCTGCGAGGCCGGTCATCAACCCAAGGACGACCTGGACTTCAAGCCGTTCACCCTGTACGGGGAATCCAAGCGGCTCACCGAGATGGTCACGCGCGAAGCGCGGCTGTCGTGCACCTGGACCATCATCCGCCCCACCACCATCTGGGGGCCCTGGAGCCTTCGTTACCGGGATGTGATGTTCAAGGTGATGCGCAAGGGGCTCTATTTCCATCCCTCGCGGCGGAAGGTGATCCGCTCCTACGGCTACGTGGGCAATGTGGTGTGGCAGATCGACCGCATCCTGCGGCTTCCGGCCGAACGCATGAACGGACGTGTGTTCTACGTCGGGGATCCACCCTTCGACCTGCGCATCTGGGTGGAGGCCATCTCCAAGGCGCTCACCGGACGGCCGGTGCGGTACATACCCATCTGGGCGGTCCGCGCCCTGGCGGTCACCGGTGATGTGCTCAGAACGGTGGGTCTGCCGTTCCCGATCACCAGCGGACGCTTCCGGTCGATGACCAGCGACTACATCACGCCGATGGACCGTACGATCGAGGCCCTCGGCCCTGCGCCGTTCACGCTGGAGGAGGGCGTGAAGGCGATGGTGGCATGGTACGATGGCGGCAGTGAACACATCGCCCATCCGGTGCGAAAAGTGGTGGGCCATGGCTGA
- a CDS encoding flippase, which yields MLRTEGFRKYLGNTSWLFGEQVVRLVVVLVTGIYVARYLGDALFGQLNYATGFVGMFFALSAMGVDQIIVRDLVQRPERRDELLGTAAFIKLVGSVLLLAVVLAASFIKGMDALTATLVLVIAGAELLRPFSVIEHHFMARVDARSSVRVQFAQVLLSAVFKLSLIALQAPLIWFAWVYVLETFVLAVGYSLALARDGGSWRTWKVSAPTLRYLVSESWPMLVYGVALYIQAKIDQVMIGDMLASTMGQEAAYAEVGQYSVALKMIEAMGFLPVIVQKSLAPAITRAKVQDPALYADRLLNQYRLMFLMFLVTSVPLYFLAKPLIVWLYGEAFAPAGTLLSLFAIRLFFTNMGVAKASFITNEGLFRYSLLTALVGAGLNIAINYFLIPPFKSIGAIWATIGSFLVSIFLLDLLFPRTRVNFRWMVQGMATFWRFHRAT from the coding sequence ATGCTGCGCACCGAGGGGTTCCGCAAGTACCTGGGCAACACCTCCTGGCTCTTCGGCGAGCAGGTGGTCCGGCTCGTGGTCGTGCTCGTCACCGGCATCTATGTGGCCCGCTACCTGGGCGATGCCCTCTTCGGCCAGCTGAACTACGCCACAGGCTTCGTGGGCATGTTCTTCGCGCTGAGCGCCATGGGCGTCGACCAGATCATCGTGCGCGACCTGGTGCAGCGACCCGAACGGCGTGATGAGCTGCTCGGTACCGCCGCCTTCATCAAGCTCGTGGGTTCGGTGCTGCTGCTCGCCGTGGTGCTGGCCGCGAGCTTCATCAAGGGGATGGACGCCCTTACGGCCACGCTGGTGTTGGTCATCGCCGGCGCCGAGCTGCTGCGTCCGTTCAGCGTGATCGAGCATCACTTCATGGCCCGGGTGGATGCCAGGAGCTCCGTGCGGGTCCAGTTCGCGCAGGTGCTGCTCAGCGCGGTGTTCAAGCTCTCCCTCATCGCCCTTCAGGCTCCCTTGATCTGGTTCGCCTGGGTGTATGTGCTGGAGACCTTCGTGCTCGCTGTGGGATATTCACTGGCCCTGGCCCGGGACGGCGGAAGCTGGAGGACCTGGAAGGTGTCCGCTCCCACCCTCCGCTACCTGGTGAGCGAGAGCTGGCCCATGCTGGTGTACGGCGTCGCCCTGTACATCCAGGCCAAGATCGACCAGGTGATGATCGGGGACATGCTGGCCTCCACCATGGGGCAGGAGGCGGCCTACGCCGAGGTGGGCCAGTACTCCGTGGCACTGAAGATGATCGAGGCCATGGGCTTCCTGCCTGTGATCGTGCAGAAAAGCCTGGCCCCGGCCATCACGCGGGCAAAGGTGCAGGACCCGGCCTTGTACGCGGACCGCCTGCTGAACCAGTACCGGTTGATGTTCCTGATGTTCCTGGTGACCTCCGTGCCGTTGTACTTCCTGGCGAAGCCCCTGATCGTGTGGTTGTACGGGGAGGCCTTCGCACCGGCGGGCACGCTGTTGTCGCTCTTCGCCATCCGCCTGTTCTTCACGAACATGGGGGTCGCCAAGGCGAGCTTCATCACCAACGAGGGCCTGTTCCGGTACTCGTTGCTCACGGCCTTGGTAGGGGCCGGCCTCAACATCGCCATCAACTATTTCCTGATCCCTCCGTTCAAGTCCATCGGCGCGATCTGGGCCACGATCGGTTCGTTCCTGGTCAGCATCTTCCTCCTGGACCTGCTGTTCCCCCGCACCCGGGTGAACTTCCGTTGGATGGTGCAGGGCATGGCCACCTTCTGGCGGTTCCACCGCGCCACCTGA
- a CDS encoding undecaprenyl-phosphate glucose phosphotransferase, translating to MIDGNPPLRMEANDPGKLTARPEGMGDLAALLRSKRLSLQQVGSGLSKVLTLEPLTSVKDLIIVGEGPAAEEIFQYCQDQTVRGYRFRGLFNDQEVRGPLGAHRMGDVEAAKAFAVQNRIDIVYCALPGTRRADITDLMEFCERNTIRFRVIPSVDSFIPVVQTTDLEFHGSVPVSKLRREPLDHRANRAWKRTFDIVFSSLVILLVFSWLFPILALLVKLSSPGPVFFRQQRLGRDNKEFACWKFRSMRVNAEADTKQATKNDPRVTRVGAFLRKSNLDEMPQFFNVLMGQMSVVGPRPHPLRLNDQYRDIIDKYMVRHFVRPGITGWAQVNGFRGETRTPELMERRIELDVWYLENWSFWLDVRIVVKTVTNMLGKDPNAY from the coding sequence ATGATCGACGGTAACCCGCCCCTGCGCATGGAAGCGAACGACCCCGGCAAACTGACCGCCCGCCCTGAAGGCATGGGCGACCTGGCGGCTTTGCTGCGGTCCAAGCGGTTGTCCCTTCAACAGGTCGGCTCGGGCCTGAGCAAGGTGCTCACCCTGGAGCCCCTCACCTCCGTGAAGGACCTCATCATCGTGGGCGAGGGTCCTGCGGCAGAGGAGATCTTCCAGTATTGCCAGGACCAGACCGTGCGGGGCTACCGGTTCCGCGGGCTCTTCAACGACCAGGAGGTGCGAGGCCCCTTGGGTGCGCATCGAATGGGCGATGTGGAGGCCGCCAAGGCCTTTGCGGTGCAGAACCGCATCGACATCGTGTACTGCGCCCTGCCGGGCACGCGCAGGGCCGACATCACGGACCTGATGGAGTTCTGTGAGCGCAACACCATCCGGTTCCGGGTGATCCCCAGTGTGGACAGTTTCATCCCGGTGGTGCAGACCACCGACCTGGAGTTCCATGGGTCCGTGCCGGTGAGCAAGCTGCGGCGCGAGCCGCTGGACCACCGGGCCAACCGGGCGTGGAAGCGCACCTTCGACATCGTCTTCTCGAGCCTGGTCATCCTGTTGGTCTTCAGCTGGCTGTTCCCCATCCTGGCCCTTCTGGTGAAGCTCTCCTCCCCTGGGCCGGTGTTCTTCCGCCAGCAGCGCCTGGGACGGGACAACAAGGAGTTCGCCTGCTGGAAGTTCCGGTCGATGCGGGTGAACGCGGAGGCGGACACCAAGCAGGCCACCAAGAACGATCCACGCGTGACCCGCGTGGGGGCCTTCCTGCGCAAGAGCAACCTGGACGAGATGCCGCAGTTCTTCAACGTCCTGATGGGGCAGATGAGCGTGGTGGGGCCTCGTCCCCACCCCCTGAGGCTCAACGACCAGTATCGGGACATCATCGACAAGTACATGGTGCGGCATTTCGTGCGTCCCGGCATCACCGGCTGGGCGCAGGTGAACGGGTTCCGCGGGGAGACCCGCACGCCGGAGCTGATGGAACGGCGCATCGAGCTGGACGTGTGGTACCTGGAGAACTGGAGCTTCTGGCTGGACGTTCGGATCGTGGTGAAGACCGTCACCAACATGCTCGGAAAGGACCCCAACGCCTACTGA
- a CDS encoding nucleotide-diphospho-sugar transferase, with amino-acid sequence MPEQQQPSPLTTPVLLIAFNRIGPTRQVFNAIRAARPTRLYMACDGPRNAEETVRCEEVRALAREVDWPCELHTRFNERNLGLRKGVSSAIAWFFEHEPEGIVLEDDTLPVPTFFPFCQELLERYREDERIWVIMGNNLMDDWPGGTEGSYYFSAHGYGAPWGWASWRRVWAHYDVDMGGWPELKRSPLLKDFFLDRREEEDVHSMFDYVHSGRMNSWSYQLDITRVMNHGLNIIPAVNLIRNIGFGADGTHTVDLSDPRNKDTARDIPFPLRHPRFMMLDARRDRAYFRRFIGSTPSYRFKRSLKTLLGGPDGPLLKALSGIKAKLGGR; translated from the coding sequence ATGCCCGAACAGCAACAGCCATCGCCGCTCACCACGCCGGTCCTGCTCATCGCCTTCAACCGGATCGGCCCCACGCGCCAGGTGTTCAACGCCATCCGTGCGGCGCGCCCCACCCGGCTGTACATGGCCTGCGACGGTCCGCGGAACGCGGAAGAGACCGTGCGATGTGAGGAGGTGCGCGCGCTTGCCCGCGAAGTGGACTGGCCCTGCGAGCTGCACACGCGCTTCAATGAGCGCAACCTTGGTCTCCGCAAGGGCGTGAGCAGCGCCATCGCCTGGTTCTTCGAGCATGAGCCGGAGGGCATCGTGCTGGAAGATGACACACTGCCCGTGCCCACCTTCTTCCCATTCTGCCAGGAGCTGCTGGAGCGCTACCGGGAGGATGAACGGATCTGGGTCATCATGGGCAATAACCTCATGGACGACTGGCCGGGCGGCACGGAAGGCTCCTACTACTTCAGCGCGCACGGGTATGGCGCGCCCTGGGGCTGGGCGAGCTGGCGCCGTGTCTGGGCCCATTACGATGTGGACATGGGGGGGTGGCCGGAACTGAAGCGAAGCCCTCTGCTGAAGGATTTCTTCCTGGACCGGCGCGAGGAGGAGGATGTGCACAGCATGTTCGATTACGTGCACAGCGGCCGGATGAACTCGTGGTCGTACCAGCTTGACATCACCCGGGTGATGAACCACGGCCTCAACATCATCCCGGCGGTGAACCTGATCCGGAACATCGGCTTCGGCGCGGACGGCACGCACACGGTGGACCTGTCCGACCCCAGGAACAAGGATACGGCGCGCGATATCCCGTTCCCGCTGAGGCATCCCCGGTTCATGATGCTGGATGCGCGGCGCGACCGTGCATATTTCCGGCGCTTCATCGGCAGCACACCGTCTTACCGGTTCAAGCGATCGCTGAAGACCCTGCTGGGCGGTCCCGATGGCCCCTTGCTGAAGGCCTTGTCGGGCATCAAGGCTAAGTTAGGCGGGCGATAG
- a CDS encoding WecB/TagA/CpsF family glycosyltransferase, with protein sequence MPGALPKREVVGTGITLGSFDAHVRMITTLGAAQRSSYVCCVNAHMAVEAARDPGFRAVVNGADLATADGMPVLRCLQWFGGERQERVAGNDLMPALMEQAAAQGLSVFLYGGRDEVLHRIRERVARELPTLRIAGAVAPPFRPLSDAELQADADRINASGAHLVLVSLGCPKQERWMAAMRPRVRAVMLGLGGAFLLYAGVDTRAPKWMRELSLEWLYRLALEPGRLWKRYLVTNTLFLGLAMKAAWFRITGRRSGRVAARAEATALAG encoded by the coding sequence ATGCCGGGCGCGTTGCCGAAACGGGAGGTGGTGGGCACAGGCATCACGCTCGGGAGCTTCGATGCCCATGTGCGGATGATCACCACGCTCGGTGCCGCTCAGCGCTCGTCGTACGTGTGCTGTGTGAACGCGCACATGGCCGTGGAGGCGGCGCGCGATCCCGGGTTCCGAGCGGTGGTGAACGGAGCCGACCTGGCCACGGCCGATGGCATGCCCGTGCTGCGTTGCCTGCAGTGGTTCGGTGGTGAACGGCAGGAGCGGGTGGCGGGCAACGACCTGATGCCCGCGCTGATGGAACAGGCTGCCGCGCAGGGGCTCTCCGTATTCCTCTATGGCGGGCGTGACGAGGTCTTGCATCGGATCCGCGAGAGGGTCGCGCGCGAACTGCCCACGCTGCGCATCGCCGGAGCGGTCGCACCACCGTTCCGACCGTTGAGCGACGCCGAACTGCAGGCCGACGCCGACCGCATCAATGCCTCCGGGGCGCACCTCGTGCTGGTGTCCTTGGGCTGCCCCAAGCAGGAACGGTGGATGGCCGCCATGCGTCCACGGGTCCGGGCGGTGATGCTGGGCCTTGGAGGCGCGTTCCTGCTTTATGCCGGTGTGGACACCCGTGCGCCGAAGTGGATGCGCGAGCTGTCCCTCGAATGGCTCTATCGCCTGGCCCTGGAACCCGGCCGTCTTTGGAAGCGCTACCTGGTGACCAACACCCTGTTCCTGGGCCTTGCCATGAAGGCGGCCTGGTTCCGCATCACAGGACGGCGTTCCGGGCGTGTCGCTGCCCGGGCGGAAGCAACGGCGCTCGCTGGATGA
- a CDS encoding right-handed parallel beta-helix repeat-containing protein, which translates to MRNRPLHLVLPLLILLALQLPAATYHVSPTGNDANAGTSPAQAWQSIARVNQIAGQLQPGDQVLFQRGGVYRGKLTVTASGTAGNRITIGAYGTGADPVISGSVPVTGWTVHSGNIWRAPFTQAMKHLYVNGQLQTLARYPNTGWLRNDLGTATTTQDAALTQPTGYWTGATMVMRTTNWSYDTARVTAHSGTTLTHTSTGNNIGDDHWGYFLRNKLSELDAPGEWFHDVANGQLYLWCPNNADPNAQLVEASVTDHGISVSWQRHHILVEHIAFRHQTGASLRLSGTTQLEAAHCSFSDTHQAVLSTGGDQDFHHLNVQRTYATGIYLMDDNSSVTHCVFEDVALQPGLGENNWGYFGLRLTGQGIVVTDNRFENIGYVGMVVERNALVERNVVRHALAILNDGGGIAFDNADGMIIRDNIVMDISGDLESSAPNFSNYEPICHGIYFGNISIKNTLVQHNTVANCLGSGIHVDHTMVSTGNQIKDNILFNNTVQLSISDFSNYNGPGATAPYHVPAFNDVYTGNVMYALAEDQLCMRQYHVYSANWVDYGTFNNNYYFNPYNDRSILQFNTFAGVMKYFSLERWQAERGEDANSLRSPKTMSAYEVADVLSANLVPNGGFAYDVNGWSGWPSQGQITHDYGQLDNGALKVHFANNNTYNEFTLKHDQLANVQNGQWYRLRFSIQSTMQGEVKAGFKGLTQQTGPQMVASRFVPFSPVRRDVTMFFQSDLTDQGNCTFTNHYTESTYWLDNVELHRVDVTPLDPLDRQQLLVNDQPTAQTFNLDGCWSDVQGNLHSGSITVQPYRSIVLVREDDILCGLSTGFAPGATTEVEPPMAYPNPVEAGGLLHLTTTGAAELRLMDLSGRTVWYDRMSTAGPRHVPTDVRPGTYVLSVDDGRTRTEQKLVVR; encoded by the coding sequence ATGCGCAACCGACCCCTACACCTCGTTCTGCCTCTGCTGATCTTGCTGGCGCTCCAACTGCCGGCGGCCACTTACCACGTGTCACCCACCGGGAACGACGCCAATGCGGGAACGAGCCCAGCGCAGGCCTGGCAGAGCATCGCCCGGGTGAACCAGATCGCCGGCCAATTGCAGCCGGGCGACCAGGTGCTCTTTCAGCGCGGGGGCGTGTACCGTGGCAAGCTGACGGTCACGGCCAGCGGCACGGCGGGCAACCGCATCACCATCGGCGCCTACGGCACCGGTGCCGATCCGGTGATCAGCGGCAGCGTGCCGGTGACAGGCTGGACGGTGCACAGCGGCAACATCTGGCGCGCGCCGTTCACCCAGGCCATGAAGCACCTGTACGTGAACGGGCAGCTGCAGACCCTGGCACGCTACCCGAACACGGGCTGGCTGCGCAACGACCTGGGCACCGCCACCACCACGCAGGACGCCGCCCTCACCCAGCCCACCGGGTATTGGACCGGCGCCACGATGGTGATGCGCACCACCAACTGGAGCTACGATACGGCACGTGTGACCGCGCACTCGGGCACCACCCTCACCCACACGAGCACCGGCAACAACATCGGCGACGACCACTGGGGCTACTTCCTCCGCAACAAGCTCAGCGAACTCGACGCCCCCGGGGAGTGGTTCCACGATGTGGCCAACGGGCAGCTCTACCTGTGGTGCCCCAACAACGCCGACCCGAACGCCCAGCTGGTGGAAGCGAGCGTGACCGACCATGGGATCTCGGTGAGCTGGCAGCGCCACCACATCCTGGTGGAGCACATCGCCTTCCGCCACCAGACCGGAGCCAGCCTGCGCCTGAGCGGCACCACCCAGCTCGAGGCCGCGCACTGCAGCTTCAGCGACACCCATCAGGCCGTTCTGAGCACCGGCGGCGACCAGGACTTCCACCACCTGAACGTGCAGCGCACCTATGCCACCGGGATCTACTTGATGGACGACAACAGCTCGGTGACGCACTGCGTGTTCGAGGACGTGGCCCTCCAACCCGGGCTGGGCGAGAACAACTGGGGCTACTTCGGCCTCCGCCTCACCGGCCAGGGCATTGTGGTGACCGACAATCGCTTCGAGAACATCGGCTACGTGGGCATGGTGGTGGAGCGCAACGCCCTGGTGGAACGCAACGTGGTGCGCCATGCGCTGGCCATCCTCAACGACGGTGGCGGCATCGCCTTCGACAATGCGGATGGCATGATCATCCGGGACAATATCGTGATGGACATCTCCGGCGACCTGGAGAGCTCGGCCCCGAACTTCAGCAACTACGAACCCATCTGCCACGGCATCTACTTCGGGAACATCAGCATCAAGAACACCCTGGTGCAGCACAACACGGTGGCCAACTGCCTGGGCAGCGGCATCCACGTGGACCACACCATGGTGAGCACCGGCAACCAGATCAAGGACAACATCCTGTTCAACAACACGGTGCAGCTCTCCATCTCCGACTTCAGCAACTACAACGGCCCCGGGGCCACCGCACCGTACCATGTGCCCGCGTTCAATGACGTGTACACCGGCAACGTGATGTACGCCCTGGCCGAGGACCAGCTCTGCATGCGCCAGTACCATGTGTACTCGGCCAACTGGGTGGACTATGGCACGTTCAACAACAACTACTACTTCAACCCCTACAACGACCGCAGCATCCTCCAGTTCAACACCTTCGCCGGTGTGATGAAGTACTTCAGCCTGGAGCGCTGGCAGGCCGAGCGGGGCGAGGATGCGAACTCGCTGCGCAGCCCCAAGACCATGAGCGCCTACGAGGTGGCCGACGTGCTCAGCGCGAACCTCGTGCCCAATGGCGGCTTCGCCTACGACGTGAACGGATGGAGCGGCTGGCCAAGCCAGGGCCAGATCACCCACGACTACGGGCAGTTGGACAACGGCGCCCTCAAGGTGCACTTCGCCAACAACAACACCTACAACGAGTTCACCCTGAAACACGACCAGCTGGCCAATGTGCAGAACGGACAGTGGTACCGCTTGCGCTTCAGCATCCAGAGCACCATGCAGGGCGAGGTGAAGGCCGGTTTCAAGGGCCTCACGCAGCAGACAGGCCCCCAGATGGTCGCCAGCCGCTTCGTCCCCTTCAGCCCCGTGCGCCGCGATGTCACGATGTTCTTCCAAAGCGACCTTACCGACCAGGGCAACTGCACCTTCACCAACCATTACACCGAGAGCACCTACTGGCTGGACAACGTGGAACTGCACCGGGTGGACGTGACACCGCTGGACCCGCTCGACCGCCAGCAATTGCTGGTGAACGACCAGCCCACCGCGCAGACCTTCAACCTGGACGGCTGCTGGAGCGATGTCCAGGGCAACCTGCACAGCGGGAGCATCACCGTGCAGCCCTACCGATCCATCGTGCTGGTGCGCGAGGATGACATCCTCTGCGGACTGAGCACCGGGTTCGCGCCTGGGGCGACCACCGAGGTCGAGCCCCCCATGGCCTACCCCAACCCAGTGGAAGCCGGAGGCCTGCTCCACCTCACGACCACCGGCGCGGCCGAGCTGCGGCTCATGGACCTCAGCGGCCGCACCGTCTGGTACGACCGCATGAGCACCGCCGGGCCCCGGCACGTGCCCACGGATGTACGGCCCGGCACATACGTGCTGAGCGTGGACGATGGCCGCACACGGACGGAACAGAAGCTCGTGGTGCGCTAG